The Pararhizobium sp. IMCC21322 sequence CGTCAAAAATGTACCAGAAAAGCTCGTTGCCAACCTCAACCGGAACTTTTGGAAAGTATTCAGAGATCGGTGCCGCGTAGCTGGACATCGACAAATGGTAGTTGTGCATTTGCCCAGCGTGGGGAATGACGGGAATGTCATGCGCTTCGCACAGATCGGCGATCTTCTTGGCGGCGGTGATGCCGCCCACCCGGTTCACATCAAACTGGACGATGTCGTAAGCGCCGAGATCCAGTGCATGGCGGAAGCCCTGAAGCGTGTATTCATGTTCGCCACCCGAAATCGCAACCATATTGAGTGCCTTCAATTCAGCATAGCCTGCAAGGTCATCGGCAATGACAGGCTCTTCAACCCATCGCATGTTAAGAGGCTCCAGCAGCCGGAGCATGCGTTTGGCATATTCAACATTCCAGCCCATGTAACAATCGGCCATGATATCAATGGTTTCGCCAACGGCTTCGCGGGCTGCAGTGACAAGCTCCAGGTTCTTGTACATGCCTTCGCGACCGTCCTTCGGTCCCCAGCCAAACCGCAACTTGATCGCCTTGAAGCCCTGGTCGACGTAATTCTTTGCCTCAAGGGCAAGACTGTCGACGGGCTGGCTGTAAAGCCGGCTCGCATAGACCGGGAGTTTGGGTTTGGTGCGGCCACCCAGCAGCCTGAACACTGGCTGGTTCAAAATTTTGCCCTTCGCATCCCAAATGGCCAGATCAACCGCGCTGATCGCAGTCATGCCGATGCCTTTGCGCCCGAATGGCAGGGTGCGCCGATACATGCTTTGCCAGATATATTCGCTGTCCATCGGATCAGTGCCGATGAGCAGGGGCTTTAGATAGGTATCTATGGTTGCCTTGGTGGCATGTGGTGCCAGAGCGGCATTACCGATGCCGACCGTGCCATCGTCCAGTTCGATTTCGACGATGAGCCAGCCAAGAAAACGGAAGCCTGCGATGGACCCGGTGACATCCGTCACGAGATCGCCTGCCGTGGTGCAAAAGTGGGGCGGCATGGGTTCGACGGGCCCGACCCATTCCCAGATTGTCGTTTTTACATCAGTGATCCTGGCCATCGTGCATTCCTGTTCGTGTTCAGTGGGTCAGCGGACCCGATTCGTCTGCCACGCAGGCTTCCCATGCGTCGCTACGGGCATTTCCGCACAAGGACGGAAGTCGAGAGGCACTCCGTTCGATGTCAGGCAGATGCGCAGTAATCCGCGTTCCGCGAAGTAGGCGATGCCGCGCATGATGAACATCGCGGTGGGCCGCATATTGTATGGCCAGCCGGGCATCGATAGCACTGAAATCCAGCATGCCATCCTTGCGAAAGAAGGTGTGAATCATCGGGTATGTGCCACACATCTGTGGTGTCATGAATCCTCCTGATCGGTGACTCATTCGCCCCCAAGTCTGTCGATATTGCACGGAAAAGAAAAAACTTGTCAAATCAATTTTTGTCTGACAAGTTTTACGAAATGACGGAAGAGGCGGTCCAAAGAGGCTGTCCCAAGTCTGCGTTTGAGAGGGGGAGCCTATGATCTCGGTGAGGACCAAAAGGACGGTTGGAGCAACCGGGCTTGAACTGCCGGTCTTTGGCTTCGGTGGCGCTCATATCGGCGAATTATACGGAACTGTCGAAGAAAGCGTAGCACGTGAAACCCTGCAGGCAGCCTGGGATGCAGGCTTGCGCTATTTTGATACTGCTCCATGGTATGGCAGGGGCCTCAGCGAACATCGCCTGGGAGGCTTTTTGCGAACTCTGCCCCGGGACAAGTTCCACGTTAGCACCAAGGTCGGTCGTACGCTTCACCGGCCTGCCAATCCTGCAACGTTTGATCGAAGCCCCTGGGTTGGCGGTCTGAATTTTGAAGTCAAATTTGACTATAGCCGTGATGGCATCATGCGCTCATACGAGCAGGCATTGCAGCGCCTGGCGCTGGACACGGTAGATGTTCTTGTTATCCACGATCTGGATGCAGCCTATCATGACGTCGACGAATATGCGCGTCATCGCAAAGATCTGCTGGAGACAGGGATTCCCGCTCTGGAAGAGCTGAAGAAGTCGTCCGACATCAAGGCATTTGGCATGGGCATCAACACGAATGAGGCCTTCGAGGTGGTAGCTCCCAGTGTGGATGTTGATTTCTTCCTTGTGGCGATGCCGTACACATTGGCAGATCAGGGCAGCCTTCACCGAGGCATGGCGGATTGTGTGAAACGGGGAATCAGCGTTGTTGTCGGCGCGCCCTTCGCATCCGGCATTCTGGCGACGGGTGCAGGCGAGAACGCAACATACGGGTATGCTTCGGCCTCAGCAGAAATGCAGAAAAAAGTCCGCGATATCAGCGAAGTTGCTGACAAGCATGGCGTTTCATTGCCAAGCGCAGCGTTACAATTCCCGCTGGCTCACCAGGCCGTTGTGTCGGTCATTCCAGGTGCTGCGAAAGCCTCGGAAATTATCCAGAATACCGAAAGCCTCAGTGCTGAAATTCCGGATGCGTTTTGGACGGAACTCAAGGAGCGCGCCTTGATTGTGGCCGACGCTCCGGTGCCAATGCAGGGCGGACACTAATCAATGGATGCAACCAATCAGTCGCCAGACGCCGAGACTTTCATCTCGGCCCGTGGAATTTCCAAGCAGTTCGCTGGCGTTGAGGTTCTGAGCGATGTCGATCTGGACCTGCGCAGCGGCGAAATTCACGCTCTCCTGGGCGAGAACGGCGCGGGCAAATCAACTTTCGCCAAAATTCTGGCGGGTGTTCACAACCCGACAAGGGGCACGATCGCGATCAACGGCAAGAAGGTTGATGTTGGCTCTCCGCTCAACGCACAGCGCCTTGGCATAACGCTGATCCATCAGGAACCAATTTCGTTTCCCGATCTCTCGGTCGCGGAAAATCTGGTTCTTGGCAGGAGTCAGGATGCCGTTCTTGGACGTGTTCGCTGGTCGGAAATTGCAGCGCGAGCGCGTGAGCTCATGGACATGCTGGGCATTCGGATTGATGTAACTCGCTCGATGCGGGGGCTGTCGATTGCTGACCAGCAGATGGTCGAAATCGCGCGGGCGCTGGATAGTGACGCGCGCCTTATAATAATGGATGAGCCGACAGCGCCGCTAACCCCTAAAGAGGTTGGAACCCTGTTCGGCATCGCCCGCAAACTGCGTGATGAAGGGCGGACGATCGTCTTTATCTCGCACCGGCTCGAGGAAGTCAGGGCACTTTGTGACCGCGCTACGGTATTCAGAGATGGCGTGCTCGTGGGCACTGAAATTGTTGCGGACCTCAATGATGACGATATCATACGGATGATGATCGGCCGACCCGTCAAAGACTATAAGCATGCCAAGGAAGCCGAGATTGGCGACGTTGCACTTGAAGTCAAAAACCTGACCTCGCGCGGTGCATTCCGCGACATTTCGATTTCTGTCCGAAAAGGCGAAATTGTTGGGCTTGCGGGATTGGTTGGTGCGGGGCGTACTGATGTGGCCCGCGCCATATTCGGTGTGGCTCCTGCCGATAGCGGCTCGATCCACGTCGCCGGTTCCGAAGTCAAGATCGACGATCCGAGCAAGGCAATCGGTCTGGGGCTGGCATTTGTGCCGGAAGACCGTGCGGCTGCCGGAATTTTTGCCACAATGTCAGTTGAAAATAACATCACCGCAGCCGTGCCTGACAAGATCGCACCGCGCGGGTTCATCAAAGCGTCGCTCGTGCGGCAACTTGCGCAGGCGTCGGTAGAGCAACTGAAGATCAGATTGGCCAGTCTGCGCCAGCCGATCATGGAATTGTCCGGTGGCAATCAACAAAAGGCAATTCTTGCCAGGTGGCTTCACACCGATCCATCGGTTCTGATTCTGGATGAACCGACCCGGGGTATCGATGTTGGTGTAAAAGCCGAATTCTACGATATGATCGGCGCTCTTGCCGCCGAAGGAAAAGCAATTCTGTTGATTTCTTCTGAGCTTCCCGAGTTGCTTGCCCTTTGCGATCGTATTCTGGTCATGGCGGAAGGCCAGTTGACAGCGGAGCTTCCGCGCAAGGATGCAACGCAAGAACTCATCATGCAGGCTGCGGTGCCGCGCACCGGATCGCACGCTTCAAACCCAAATCCCGATCAGGGCCCAAATTCCGATCAGGGCCCAAATTCCTCTCAGGGAGTGGCCGCCCAATGAGCCGCCTTTTGAATGAACTCCTGCACAGACGCGAAGCTGGTATCTTCCTGATGATCGTGCTCATCACCATTGTCGTGGGCATCATCGAACCACGCTTTATCTCGTTTGAAACATTGCGAATAACAGCGCTCGCCATACCGTTGATCCTGATTGCGGCGATGGGGCAGATGATGGTTTTGGTCGCGCGCCACGTCGATCTTTCGATAGGCTCGATCCTGGCGTTTTCCTCCATCATTGCGGGAATGATTTTTCGCGATATGCCTGAATTGCCTGTGATCGTCGGGGTCCTTGTCGCTATTGGACTGGGCGCGATGCTGGGATTGTTCAACGGGGTGCTGGTCGTGCTGTTCCGGCTGCCATCCATCATTGTGACACTGGGCACACTGAGCCTGTTCAGAGGGTTTGTATTCCTCGTCTCGGGCGCGCGTCAGGTTGATCCGCAATTCATCCCTCGTTCGCTGATCCAAATGTCCCAGACATCACCCATTTTCGGAATTCCATGGCTTGTGATCATTGCCTTTCTGGTCGCCTGTGTGACGTATCTCTTCCTTGATCACACGCGTCTTGGCCGCCAGATTTATGCTCTTGGGTCAAACCCGGTTGCGGCACCCTTGCGCGGGATTAATGTGGTCCCTGTCACGCTGCTTGTGTTCTCTCTGTCTGGGGCACTGGCAGGCCTTGCCGGTGTCATGTACGCATCGCGTTTCGGATATGTGAATCCGGGAATAACCGGCGTGGGCTTCGAGTTCACAGTCATCGCCGCGGTGGTCGTTGGCGGTGTGTCCATCAATGGTGGGGTGGGCACTGTCCTGGGAACGGTTCTGGGCGTGCTTTTGCTTGGCATGGTTTCGGTCGCGCTTCCAATCCTGGGCGTTTCGGCATTCTGGCAAGATGTCTTCAATGGCGCGGTCATTGTGCTTGCTCTTCTGATTGACAGAACGGTTCGCGAACGCAGCATTCGAGCCATTGCAGAAGCGAGGACCTCGGCATGACCGACAATCCAACCAATAAAGGCCTGGCAACCGATCCGGTAGCGCCCGTCGAACACACAGCTTCGCTAGGCGCAACCGAAGTGAGGCCACTCTGGCAGGTCATCCTGATCCGTCCTGAAGTCATGACCTTCGTGCTGCTGCTCATCGCGTTTGCTGTTGCCACACAATTATCGCCATTTTTTGCCGACACGACCTTCATTCTGGAAAGCGCTA is a genomic window containing:
- a CDS encoding L-rhamnonate dehydratase, with the translated sequence MARITDVKTTIWEWVGPVEPMPPHFCTTAGDLVTDVTGSIAGFRFLGWLIVEIELDDGTVGIGNAALAPHATKATIDTYLKPLLIGTDPMDSEYIWQSMYRRTLPFGRKGIGMTAISAVDLAIWDAKGKILNQPVFRLLGGRTKPKLPVYASRLYSQPVDSLALEAKNYVDQGFKAIKLRFGWGPKDGREGMYKNLELVTAAREAVGETIDIMADCYMGWNVEYAKRMLRLLEPLNMRWVEEPVIADDLAGYAELKALNMVAISGGEHEYTLQGFRHALDLGAYDIVQFDVNRVGGITAAKKIADLCEAHDIPVIPHAGQMHNYHLSMSSYAAPISEYFPKVPVEVGNELFWYIFDGEPVAENGFVNLADDKPGFGLTLKTPDENFKLTK
- a CDS encoding aldo/keto reductase; protein product: MISVRTKRTVGATGLELPVFGFGGAHIGELYGTVEESVARETLQAAWDAGLRYFDTAPWYGRGLSEHRLGGFLRTLPRDKFHVSTKVGRTLHRPANPATFDRSPWVGGLNFEVKFDYSRDGIMRSYEQALQRLALDTVDVLVIHDLDAAYHDVDEYARHRKDLLETGIPALEELKKSSDIKAFGMGINTNEAFEVVAPSVDVDFFLVAMPYTLADQGSLHRGMADCVKRGISVVVGAPFASGILATGAGENATYGYASASAEMQKKVRDISEVADKHGVSLPSAALQFPLAHQAVVSVIPGAAKASEIIQNTESLSAEIPDAFWTELKERALIVADAPVPMQGGH
- a CDS encoding sugar ABC transporter ATP-binding protein, producing MDATNQSPDAETFISARGISKQFAGVEVLSDVDLDLRSGEIHALLGENGAGKSTFAKILAGVHNPTRGTIAINGKKVDVGSPLNAQRLGITLIHQEPISFPDLSVAENLVLGRSQDAVLGRVRWSEIAARARELMDMLGIRIDVTRSMRGLSIADQQMVEIARALDSDARLIIMDEPTAPLTPKEVGTLFGIARKLRDEGRTIVFISHRLEEVRALCDRATVFRDGVLVGTEIVADLNDDDIIRMMIGRPVKDYKHAKEAEIGDVALEVKNLTSRGAFRDISISVRKGEIVGLAGLVGAGRTDVARAIFGVAPADSGSIHVAGSEVKIDDPSKAIGLGLAFVPEDRAAAGIFATMSVENNITAAVPDKIAPRGFIKASLVRQLAQASVEQLKIRLASLRQPIMELSGGNQQKAILARWLHTDPSVLILDEPTRGIDVGVKAEFYDMIGALAAEGKAILLISSELPELLALCDRILVMAEGQLTAELPRKDATQELIMQAAVPRTGSHASNPNPDQGPNSDQGPNSSQGVAAQ
- a CDS encoding ABC transporter permease; protein product: MSRLLNELLHRREAGIFLMIVLITIVVGIIEPRFISFETLRITALAIPLILIAAMGQMMVLVARHVDLSIGSILAFSSIIAGMIFRDMPELPVIVGVLVAIGLGAMLGLFNGVLVVLFRLPSIIVTLGTLSLFRGFVFLVSGARQVDPQFIPRSLIQMSQTSPIFGIPWLVIIAFLVACVTYLFLDHTRLGRQIYALGSNPVAAPLRGINVVPVTLLVFSLSGALAGLAGVMYASRFGYVNPGITGVGFEFTVIAAVVVGGVSINGGVGTVLGTVLGVLLLGMVSVALPILGVSAFWQDVFNGAVIVLALLIDRTVRERSIRAIAEARTSA